In Haliaeetus albicilla chromosome 26, bHalAlb1.1, whole genome shotgun sequence, the sequence TAGTCCCGCCCGGCGCCACCGGtccggccccgcggcggcgggtGCGGTCCCGGGCGacggcggggcgcggggcggggcggggcgcggggcggcgcggcgggaaGAGGCGGTGAGGGCGGCGCGGGAGAGCGAGGGCTCTGTGGCGCAATGGATAGCGCATTGGACTTCTAGCGTGGTGACGGGAGTCATTCAAAGGTTGTGGGTTCGAGTCCCACCAGAGTCGCATTTTGCCGCCGGGGCGCGGCGATCGTTCTCGGGGTTCCACGACCGTCAACGGGCCGGGGgagccgccgcccccggccgctgccgccgcgCAGGAGCCCGCCTGCCCTTGGTAGTCTGCGGGGAGCCCCGTTTTCGGAGCGGGGCGAGGGGCGGCCCGGGTACCGGCGGTGAGGGGACAGAcccaggcagggagaggagctcCAGGACACGGCCTTCCTGGAGATTAATAAATGTGCATCGATCCCAGCGGATCTGTGCGCGGTTCTACGGCAGCATCACCTCCTTTAGTAGTTACTGTTATCGCGTccccaaaacagccccagcagcacaggcatGGACcgctgctggtggtggtggtggagctGCCACTTGTCCACAGCGAATacatccccccccaaaaaaagcattttcacatGGCTTGTGTCTGCCAAAATCACCCCAGCTCCCCACCGCTGCCTTCCTTTGCACAGACTTGACAAGTGACAGCTGTGAGGAACAGGAGCCGCGGTGGCCGTTAAGTGATCCAGCTGAGCAGATAGagtttaaaattacattatgGGCCATTTCTGTAATGCTGGCACCAGCCCATCAAGCAACACGAGGCTGCGCGAAGGCGGCACAACAGCCGCCAGCAGCCCAAGCGCTGCTCAGCCGTGCTAAATAACCCAAAGTGCAGCAAAACCCTCTCTCATGACCATCATTTCCCATGTTTCCTTGACTGCTGCTCACAGcttctggaagcagaaaatCTTCACTGCCCTTCAGTTTAACCACCCCAAGGCTCCAACATGTTTCCAATGCAGAAAAGCACATTTCCAGGTTGTTTTAGGGCCAAATGCTTCTTTCATCTCAGCCACCGCAATAGGACAACCTCCACTCCGTGCGTTTTACCAGCAGCTGAAGGATGTATTTATACGATGTTCTTTATGATCTGCTTGAAATAACTCTGGACGCCAAGGGGAGGCATAAGCCTGGTTTTGGAGAAAACCCCAAAGTCTGGCTGGTGGGGGGCTGTGGAGGGAGAAGTTGAAGATGGGGAGTTGGGGGAGCCCAGGAAAGAAGCCCATCCCTCTGTCCCGGTGTCTGCTCTTAAACGTAGCCCCAAACCCAGTTTTGCCCCTGCTCAGCCCCCTGGGATGGAGCAACTCTAACCCCTGGTCACACCAtcagcccctgctcctgcccacctgctccagcatcccATGGGAGACTAGGACAGGACTGGTGAAGCTCACAGCAGGGCAATGCCATGTCCCCCAGTTGCCACCAAAGGatctgtgtcagagcacctctTCCCTCTCTGGGAACCAGGATCACTTTAGGAAGCCCCCAGCCTCGCCCTCCTCCTGCTCCGCACCTCAATCTTCCCCTGTCCAGGCCCTTCTGCAATGACCACCGCAAGGAGCTACTCAACAGCCCAgcatccccaaatcccagctGGAAAGATGTGCCTCCGCAGCCCATTTTGTGCCCCAGTCCCCAGGGATGTGTGGCCATACATGTCACCTACCACCACAGACAAAGAACAGCAGACCCCACTGGAGCTGAAAAGGGGTGAGGTTTCACATCAGATCTCCCCCTCAGAAGGGGAAATGGGGTGGAAGGAGAGGGATTACAAACCACAAGCTCCACCATGAATTTTATTAAGCAAGAAGGGACTTCAACAGCAAACCCACACGTACAAAGAGCCCCTGGCCTCATGGCTCTCTGCCCTTGCATCCgacagctctgctctccagctgctggcagtaTGGAGCCCCGTTTAATTAATCCAGACAGCAATCAGCTCCCAGATGTAGCACAAGCAGCcgctgtttctgtgctgccaGGATTCAGCCCCTTATTCCTGATTGTGTCATTTTGTTGCCCAAGGAGGGGACAATTCCTACTGAAAACCCAGCGCAATCACATGGATTTCAGCATTTTTGATGGGGAGGGACTACAGAGAGATATGGCAGCCTGGGATCGGCTCTTGAACAGCCAATCCAGCAGGGATAATATCCAAAGGTATTTCCCGGCCTGTTCCCATAGGCATGCAATCACACACTGCCTGGTCTCCAAGGCATGAGGTCAGGAGACCAGTTAGGCACCAGTACAAGATGGGATTTCACTGTTGCACAAACCAAACCTGCCCCTGGGCTGCTCTGTAAATCACTGGTTTAGCTCCAGTCCAGGCTGGCCCCAGGACTTTAAATCTTGATCTCCCCtgggagggtgggaggagggatTTACCTATACAGCCCTAGAGCTGCAGAAGGCCAAGTTTGTTCCAGTGTGTTGtaaagcagctctgctccctccccatcccagcatTTCGGAGCACCAGTACTGGAGCCAGCAGCCAGACCCAGCTGGCAAAGGCACAGCAGGACTTGCCATCCCTCCACTGAATCACAAACAGCAAAAAGGGTCAAGTTTTGTCACGGCACAGGAAGGTGTCACTTGGCCTCTAGCAACAGGAGGGTGCCAGCTCTTGGCAGGAGAAAACTCAGCCCTTGGGTCCATGGCAGCCAGTAGCAGAGCCATGCTGCGCTCCCGGGCAGATGGACACGGAGCGTGGCAGGGGCAGCGGGGAtcccctgtcccctccctgtACTTGAGCTCTCACACTTGAACGTCTGGGGGAGGAAAGATGCCGATCTCCTCCCGCAGGGATGCCACTGACTGCTCCCAGCGCTGCTCGTAGTAGACGTTCAGGATACAGCTGGCGTTGCGCCCGCTCCGAATCGCCCAGGGAGCCAGCTCAgtggccaggagctgcaggtTTCTGGAACAAGTGATACAGGAGGTGACAGTTTTGAtttccatgttttgtttttgattTCCTTCTCTAAGTCCCCATTGCAGGCAGATGCCAAACCCACATGTCCCATGTACCCCTCTACCATTCTGGCACCCCTCCTGCTTAACTcacaggggaaactgaggcacataAGAGGATGGTGTGCCTGGAAGGTTACAGTCAGCAGTAAACCCAAGACCAGAACTCAGGTTCTGCAATCCCCAAACTGTGTTGGGCCACCAAAACAgatgtgctggggcagggaacAGCCACCAGTGTGGTGAGGGTCTTGCTGGCCCTCAACACATGCCCAGCCAAGGGCAACCAGGCCTGGGCAttgctcctcctgcctggcaCAGGAGATTCAGTGCTGGAAGCAGATGAAGCATCAGGTTCTGCTTCAGTGACCAGGCAAAGTCATGCCTCCCACTGTTACCGCTTCCCTGGGCTgtgaggaaaaagcagcaggttGACACTGACTGACTCCCCCCTCCAATCTAGCAGTGTCCCCTCTTTGTCCCCAGAGGACACTGGAAAGCATCACCCAGGCTGGTGCATCCCCCAGGCAGAGACTCTCTCCTCATCAGCCGGTGCCTACCGTGCGCTGAGATGGATGGGGCCGAACGCTGCTCCCAGGACACACATGGGCAGTCCTGTCTGGACGGCTTCGAACCATTTCACCACGACTTCACCTGGGAGGGAGCAGAAAGACCATGAGCGGGCAGGGTGCCCGGGTCGAGGGCCAGCCAGCGCTGTGCAGTCCCACAATGCAGGCTGCACGATCTGCCCCTTCCCAAGAATGGCTATGCACCCATCCCCTCCGCCTCCGTGGCAGGACTCGGGAATGCTTCCCAAGTCTGGCCATGGCCTCATCCTGTGCCAGAATGAGCCTCATTGTGCACCACCCACCCAAGGGGGACGGCCCAGGGCACCCGGGGGAGCAGCACCCCGCATTTGATGACCCATGAGCTTGGGAAACACCTCCCAGGCAGGCCAGCTCTCTGCAGATCTTTAGCAATGCGATTGCCAAAGCTGGATCCCCCACGCAGCTCTCCCCATCTCTCGGCACGGGACAGACCTTTTGCAAATGCTGCCAGGGCTCAGCCAAAGCCTGCGTAGGAGAGCTGACATGCTGGTTCCTGCAGGCTCACCAGCAAGGCTCGACTTGCGACTTGCTATTGAGTCAGGCTCAAAATGAGGGCAAAGGACACGGAGACACGCAGATAAGGAGCAACCAGGAACCCCCCACTTTGCCTTCACTCAGAGCTTGTGAAACATCCCTCCCTCTGTGCCGCCCTCCCTGCCAGACAGCAAACACCCATCCACCTGCCCAGTGGCTGCCTGCACCCGGGGCTTGGGCAGAGCATCTCCCAGCAGGGGAAAGATGACATCCTGTGGGCTCTCAGCCACCACAAAGCCAGTGATACAGGACAGTGATGACGCAAACCTCCCCGCACACCAACCCGGCCTGAGGATCGAGGATTCTGACTGGCCCAGCCTGCTGCATTCCTGGTAGAGGCAGGCGAGCACTGTCAGTGGTGTTTGGCAGCACAGCCCTCTGAGCCCACTGCTGCTCACCTAGTATGGTGGTTGGCATGCCCAGAAGGGTGTGCATCAGATCGTGGACTTCCCGGTACCGCTGGATCACGTACGCCAGCTCTTCATCATCAACAAACTTGGGCGGCATCCGGGTGTCTGGGGAAACCTTCTGCAAACCCAAAGAGGTCCAATTCAGTCCCTTCCAAACCTCAAGTTTCCGGCCTCATTCTTTAATGCACAGAAATACAGGGTTTCCTCCATCAGCACATCTCCCAGCCCCCAATGATGGGGGTCAGTGTCATTTACCCAGACGAAAAACAAGGACTGAGCAGCACTGGTGACACATCCAGCATTGTTCAACACCCAGCATCTCATCCCATCTCCCCAACTCCCTCTCGTTCCCAGAGGGTTCCCCACAGGTTCCTCCATGGCTCCAATCTCCCTCTAAAGCACATCCGTGCTCCCAGCACAAGGATCAACTACAGCCATTTGCACCCTACGAAACCCTACACTCACGTTGTCCTCCAAGAATCGGATGTACTCTCGGCCCAGCGAGCCATCCGGCAGCCCCCGCAGCTTTGCCATGTCCAGGGTGGAGAGACGGATGCGAGGCCGTTCcctgaaagcaaaacacaggTGAGTCAGTCTCCCAGTGAAACCCACAGTGGGGGGTCCTGGAGAAAAGGATCCCCTGGaaacccccatcccctgcctcTGCCCTTCCTGGGCATTTTCCTTGCACAGATCCTGACTGCTCACTGCAGGGATAGCACCATCCTTACAAACGTTGCTGAGGCTGGGACAGAAATTGCATAAAGGATCTACATGAAGCCTTGGCAATAAAAGAGCTCTTATCTTGCACCCCGGTAGCAACTCTGGTTGGAAAAACACCCGCGTCCTCTGCACCAAAATGCTGCTGCCATGCAGGCTGCCGGCCAGGCACAGCCCCCAGCAACAGCTGGCCCTGGGGGAGCAGAGCTCTTTAGCATCCCTGCAAAGCAGCCAGAGCTTCAAAGGAACAACTCTAAAAAGGGGAGGGAATTTGTTCTAAACACgggtttaatttctttcctgctcAGGCTTGGCTTTCACCACCAGCCACGTGGCAGCCATGCGTGGAAAGGTCTCCTCTCCAGGTTGTTGGCAAATGggtgccccacagccctggAACTCAACAAAAGCCCTTTTATTTCCATGCACAGGATAAATTCTTCCCATGATAAAAGCCCTGCAGTGGAtccaggagctgctctgctcctggaGCAGAGGTGCCAGGCAGATAAACAGGACTAGCAACAGCTTCACCCTGGCCTGCAGACATTTCCTTGTGTATTCAGCGGCAAAGGGACCTCAGCAGCTTGGgggattaaaaaataagactTGTGTGCGCAAATCAGACCACTGCAAATCCCTGCATGGGGAAAGGAGCAGATGGGGACGTCTCTCCCCAGCCCTCAGTGCTTTTGCTGTCCCCTGTCCCTGGGCAGTTCCTCTGGGTCTCAGCCCCATCCTGGTGCTCTGTGTGCTTTGCTGGGTCAACATCCGGAGCCAGATCAGGCTGCTCTGCACAAACATGTGGCAAAAGGCAGCTTTTCCCAGCCCCTACGTAGTACAACCCAAATGATATACAAGCGGCAGGGAGAAGGCAAGCAAATAAGCAGCAAGATCTTTGTTAATAAGAGACTTATGAAGTCCCTCCTGGTCCTCAGCCTTGCTGCACTTGACAAGTCCCTGCAGACACGGAAGCAAAAGTGATCAAGTCTTAACAAGGAAGACAGGAGAAGTGGCCTCATTTCACAGCTtggggagatgctgcaggtgctgggaaagaaaatacGGAGGCACCCAAGGAGAAGGCAGACCAGCAGAGACGAAGTCTCCAATGCAAGGAGATGCAGCAGAGGCGCAGGGGAGAAATCCATGGACATGGTGGGTTTCACCCATTGCTGAGCAGTGATGAAAACCCACCATATCCATGCATTCCTCCCCTGCGCCTGCTGCTGCATCTCCTTGCATTGGCACCTGCCAGTTCCAGCAGCTAAGCAGAACAGACAGACAGCAGCACTTGCAATAGGGCTGggcccagcagctgctgtgctctTGCCCTTAGACTTGCCATGGCTCTTGTCATcgttaaaaataaagtaaaataaacaacCTGGAGGGTTAGAGCTAACAAAATGTCTGTGCCATTTTCAAGCCAGGGAGCACAGGGCCCTCCCTTCATGGAGCCCAAGGAACACGCTTGGCCTTTTATCTCCCTCCCCACCATGACCCATGGGGTGAGGGAGGGATGTGGAGGGACGCACTGGAGGATGCGGTAACCTTCAGGGTGGTGTTTCATCTTGTCTCGCAGGTTGGGTAGGGCCAGGCAGCCTGTGGTCTCCCCGAGGACTGCCACCATGTCTGAAAGAGAGACCAGAGAGTGACCCAAGAGTGGGTTTTGCAACACCCAGCTGTCCTCGATTGGCAGGTGAGGAAATGGGGCAAACGAACCCCTTGGCCAGGCGCAGGCAAGAAGCCTGTGGCAGAGCGAGGAGCCCCACAAACCACGGGTCTTCagccgcagggctgctctgccctAGTGCCACCAGGAAGGGATGTAGGAGGCCCCGGGGGGACCGAGGAGGAACGAGATGAGGAAACAGGGCATCACAGGGGGTCAGGAGGAGATCactggggggggtgtttgggggtcCTCACCCCCTCTCTTCCTCAGCCTCCCACCCTGGGCCAGGTCTCAACCCTGCACTTGCCCCATTACTAAATGGCTCACCCAACGGGGGGAGAACTAAAGGCCCCTGAGAAACTCCCAGGAGACACAGGGCTGGATTTTCTGGACGTTAATAAGGACCCTGGGCGGAACGGGCCGCCCCGGGTCGGCTTACCGTGTCTGTAGGGGTCATAGAGAGCCATAAACGCCGAGCCGGCAGCCAGCAGCGCTTTCTGCAGCGGACTGGTGGGGATATGCCCGGGGTACAGCTGATACcacccttcctcctcttcctcctccccgctGCGTCCATCCCGGGTCCGCGGCTCGGTGTGGCTCAGACAGGCTCTGCCTGCGGGGAAACAGCGGGTGAGGAACCGGCCCGGCGAGTCCCCAGCGCCCGCGGGCAGGGAAACGGGGGCCGGCACCGTCCGGACGCCCTTGGGGCTGCCCGCGGAGAACGGGGACGGCCGGGACAGGAGACggggaggagcggggcggggggggggggggagacgcTTGCCTGGGGAACCGGGTCCCGCCCGCAGCAGCGAGCCCCCCACCCGCGCCGCCGTCcgccgcagcagcagcatccccacgCCGCCGCCTGCCCCGGAAGAACccggcggggcggagcggggcggagCGGCGAGCGCGGCATGGCGGCGGTGCCGGGCGGGCTCTTCGCCGTGTACAAACCGGCGGGGGTGGCGTGGGGCCGCGTCCGTGAGGCGGTGGAGACGCGGCTGCTGCGCGGTGAGGGCggcgggacaccccccccccccccccggttctCTCCCTTCCCCGGGGGCTGCCGCTGATCGCCCCCGCTCTCCCCGTTTCTCTTACAGAGCTGAACGCGGTCCCGGGACGTGCCCCGCGGCAGCACGTCCGCTTCCTGCCGGCCCCGGGCGACGACGGGGCACCGGGGCTGGTGGCCGCGAGGGTGCCGGTGCTGGccgaccaccctctcggtaagGGCCGCCGTGGGGTCtcggggtgggtgggggggtgggttggggtgcggggggagccccggggggTGGCTGCGGACCGGCCCCGACgctgtcccccccgccccgttgCAGTCCGAGGCCCGCGGTTCAGGAGGCTGAAGATCGGAGCGGGTCACCGGCTGGATGTGAAGGCCTCGGGAGTCTTCGGTGGGTCTCGTCCCGGAGCGGCACCGCGTCCCGCCGGCTGCGAGGTGATGGGTTTCTGTGTGGGGAAGAAGCGGTGACGGCTCATGGCGGTAGCCCCTGGGTCTCACGACCCAGCTGGGCGTATAAatgctgaaacacagaaaaaaacagtccAAAAAGACACTGGATAGGCGGGAGCGACCCCTTACCCCCAGCACACAGGGCTTTGCTGTGAGACGTCAAGCTCCTGCCTGTGACACCGCCATGTAACCCCCCGTCTCTGCTCCACCACTTGAATTGGCCTCATTGCGGCCGGCATTGCTCAGCAGGTTGCTCTGAAGTATCCAGGTGGAAAGTTCTGGGAAAATCCAAGTGCCCTCGTTACAGGCTTATCATAGTTTTAATGACAGGCAGTAATTTGGGGGGTCTAATGGCACTGCTCAGACATGACTTCTAAGGAGATATGGCCCTGTCCAGGGTGGAAGAAAAGCAGCGTGAGTGTACAGCGCTGTGTAAATACACATCAGTAACTTTCCGTGTGGATGAATAACGGGTTCCTTGTCTTTTGTGTTTCAGTACTTGGCATAGGCCACGGGAACAAGCTACTCACTGATCTGTACAACTGCCACCTGACCAAGGTAGGTTTTGGCTCTGAACGTCCTCAGAATATCCAAGTGCAGTCACACACTTGAGTCCTGCCCCGGACTGGCCTTGTAACGGCGATTCTGCTTTTGAGTCTCAAACCCACTAACGCTTTTGAGACCTTTTCAGGGTCCAGAATTTCATCCTGCACGTAAGCATCCACACGTGGCTGTATGAGCAGAGGACACTGCTGTCTTTTTGTGCAATGTCATCATAGCCTGCACTTCTTAGCAGCTGCATGGCAGAATATGGCTACTCAATTGCTTAGAGTATGTCTTTGATAAGTTGCACTCTTTGCCCTTCTTCAAGGTTTACACTGTTGGTGGGCTTCTTGGTAAAGCCACTGATGACTTCTCAGACACGGGGAACCTAGTAGAGAAGACAACATTTGGTAAGAAACTGAATTGATGTGTtgtggtggtttaaccccaaccagcaactaagcaccacgcagctgctcactcacgccccccccccccgcaagtgggaagggagagagaatagggaaaaaaagtaaaacttgtgggttgagataagaactgtttaacagaacagaaaggaagaacctaataatgataacaataaaatgacaataataataaaaggattggaatatacgaAACAAgtgctcaccacttgccgaccgatgaccagttagttcctgagcagtgatccctcccaggccaactccccccagtttaggtactgggcatgacatcacatggtatggaatacccctttggtcagtttgggtcagctgtcctggctgtgtcccctcccagcttgtgcccctccagtcttcttgctggctgggcatgagaagctgaaaaatccttgacttagtctaaacactacttagcaacaactgaaaacatcagtgtgttatcaacattcttgtcatactgaacacaaaacacagcactataccagctactaggacgacaattaactctatcccagctgaaaccaggacatgtgtttataaaaaaaacaacaaacaacaccAAACAAACAGCGTGCTAACTGTAAAGCACTTAACCAGGTAAATTGCACAATGATAAAAGGTATGCCTTAACATGCTTTCTAGTTGTTATTTTTACCTGCAGCCCAGGTGCAATCCTGACATCATAGTCCACCTGTTCTAAATACAACCACAATATATCCAAAGCCAGTATGAGTCCTGATTGCAGTAGTTGCTACTGGAGTGGGTGGGACCCAGATCTCTCCGTAAATTGTACTTACAGCAGTTAGAAGCTTTCATTGAAGGAAACTCTTCAAACACCCGATAAGAGAAAGTGGAGCTAACATCTTGAAATTAGTTACGCAAAATAATTCTTGCCTCTGCAGTccagtgctgtgctgctctgtggaTTACGATggtgcagctgggagaagtgACCCTGCTAAAACCACTTCTTGGCGGTTCTCATCAGCCATTTTGATGTGACTGCCTGCCAAAGGGACAGCAATACCCTGACGGCACATACCagactgctgcctctttccagTTTCTGGATGGATAATTGAGACTTTGTTTCTACCTGAATATTTGCAGATCATATCACAAGGGAGAAGCTGGAACGGATTCTTGCTGTCATTCAAGGAACAAATCATAAGGCCCTGCTGATGTACGTATCAATGGGTAAATGTAGCTGACCTGATCTGACTACCGTTTGCTggtctttaaaacaaatgagaTGATTTTGTTTGCCATAATCAAAGTCTTTAAAGGGTGGAGTGCTAGACAGGAACAGAGAGAAGTTACTGAGTGCTCTGTGCCCTGGTGATAGGTTGCAGTTAAGTGTCCTGAAATCTCCAGCTATTTTAGGACCTATTAGGCACATCAGGACCTACAAAAATATCTTGTAGGCATGACCAAGTACCTCCCTCCCAAACTGTGCTAAACTACTGGTGGTACGCATATCATAGCATTAAAATATATGCAAAGACTCAACACACAGGCAGTTTTGAGAGTAAAAATTGCAGCTCTGCTTTATTGGGGGTGGAGATATTTTGAATCCCATTGAAGAGAAGTACTAAGAAtgtctgctcttttttttctttttccaggcaTTCTAACATTGACATGAAAACACAAGAGGCATATGAGCTGGCTGTCAAAGGGTTGATTCGCCCCATGGGAAAAAGTCCTCCAATAATCACAGCAATCCGATGCCTCCAGTTCGCACTTCCAGAATTCCAGCTAGGTAGGACTGGTACAAAATGTACTGGGGAACTCTGAGCATATATCATGGCAAATAAGTCAGTAAACTTCAGTTTCTTATAAGTGATTTAATGCAAAATGAGTTGGTGGGAACTTTGTATTAACACGTAACTGGTAATCTCTGCAGAAAATTTAATGTTTTGTAGTTTCCAGAGTCACAAAAGCACCTCCTCATTAGATTAACTCTTTAGTGcagtgaaaagatttttttggtagGGCAAGATCTGGAACCCTCACAATACCAAAGCTGCTTTataaatcaaagccaactgtgCACCTAGCTCACAGGTTTTTCCCTGCCAGTTCCAGATCTTAGACTGAACCAAGAAAATTTGCACAGTGAATACCTATGGGGCAAAATTCTTCCTTATCCCAGTGTTTCAGTGTAATGCAGTTcagtgtgtggttttttgtttgtttgtttgggttttttttaaagcttgtttgctttcctgcagcCAGTCTCCTCACAAATTATTTGTCTTATTAAGAAGGTACCTTTTCTTACCCACTTTGAAATACCTAAATTTCTACATTACTCTGCTGTATCCATGAGTTTGTCTTCTAAAACATTCACTTTGGGAATGGCTAAGACACCCTGTAGCATTCCAGAAAATCATAATCCACCTGTGCTGTATCTTAAATAGTTTCTTCTACCAAACCAGTTCTTTCAGCATAACTGTGAGTGGTGTCTGGATTTACAGACAAGGTCTGAGTTTGTCAACACTTTGCTTCTTCTGAACGAATCTCTCTGTCCTTCTAGAAATCCATTGCTTGCATGAGACTCAGCAGTACCTCCGAAAAATCGTTCATGAGATTGGTCTGGAGCTGAAATCATCTGCTGTGTGCACACAAGTGCGAAGAATACGCGATGGTGTTTTCACACTGGACGATGCTCTCCTGAGAACTCAGTGGAACCTGCAGAGTATACAGAATGCAATTTGGGACTGTCAGCTTAAAGTGAAAACAGAGTTAGAGAAAACACTAGGCCATCAGGATAAAATTCATCTTCATAAGATGGATGTGGATATGGCCCACGCTGCAGACAGCTGAGTGTGTGCTACGGAGGGAACGTCCACAAGCAATCTCTGTAGCACAATAACGCAGCTACATGCTGACAGCATGATggacagcagaaggaaagaggTTAATTGCAGTTCACTTCCACCCTTTCCTTGAGATGACTTTAATCAGagaggcatttttttcagtgacaggctgtataattttttttaaagcattgcaAACAGTTCATTAACAGGAGTTAGCTGTGCCAAAATTCCTGTTGACTTCGGGAACATTAGGTTGCTAAGGGATATAAAAACCCATCCCCATATTGTTTAGCAGCAGGAAATAGCGTTTTAGAGAGCTGTATTCCCTTGATTGCATGGATTTGTTTCTTCCTTGCAACTGGCAGCATAACTTGTCTACTatatggattttattttccctcttttgtcCTAGAGTATATTCTTTCCATTAGCCTGGCTTTCAGACACGAGAGCTCAAAATCAGACTAAAAGAGGGACGTGCAGGAGAAAACACAGCTTACACAAAGAAATGCAAGGAAATGGTTATATCCAGAGTAGGCATGTGTGTGACGAGGAAGTGGCTTATAATAGGAATTGATGTGTAAGATAGATACACGAGAAATAAAACTAAGTGACCTAAAGGGGAAGAGGCTGGTTTCCTGGCTCAGTACTCATCCATGACTACACCGACTCATCGACTCATTACAAAAAGAgcgtgctttttttttcctgaggaacCAATGGTGTTCAGGGGTCTGTGGtatcctgctctgcagcagctccatGCTGACAGCATGTACTGCCCTTCAGTAAAGCTCTGTAAGCTCTGTAATACCACTTGTTCCCTGTTAGCTCATTATAGCTGGGTCTGACTTAGCAGAAATACTGtttctaaatataaattaaaaatctgaagttaCCCTTACCATTATTGCACTCAATATTTTTCCAGCTATACACTTAGCTAGCAAGTTTGGAGATTTATTTATAGAAAGCAGAAGATTTGTTCTATTCCTCTTCTGGATTTGGACAAAGGCCAGCATATTTCATCCTCCAGATGATAGCCATTAAAGTACAAGAAGTAACTCTGGGAGGACCAGTAAGAGGGGCCATGATGAAGTATCGAAgtggcagggtgcagtcctGTCCTGAAGCACCCCAGGAGTCATTTAACTTAGACCCTGGGATCTTTCAGTTCTGGGTTTCCCTGCTctgcacagagcagccagaACAGCAGTGGAGTGTAGCTGCCACCATGTGGCACATCACTGTTCCAGCTACAGAGCTGCAGGGACTCCCCAAGGGCAGTTTGCTTTTACCTCAGCTGGTTAGTTCTGTGCACGTTCATGCTGTGTGGACAAGGGACAGGGGTCAGGGCACCTTCCACGGACAACTGTCTTGTGCTAACTGAAGTGTAAACCCATCACTGCAGAAACATGAGT encodes:
- the COQ4 gene encoding ubiquinone biosynthesis protein COQ4 homolog, mitochondrial; the encoded protein is MLLLRRTAARVGGSLLRAGPGSPGKPCLSHTEPRTRDGRSGEEEEEEGWYQLYPGHIPTSPLQKALLAAGSAFMALYDPYRHDMVAVLGETTGCLALPNLRDKMKHHPEGYRILQERPRIRLSTLDMAKLRGLPDGSLGREYIRFLEDNKVSPDTRMPPKFVDDEELAYVIQRYREVHDLMHTLLGMPTTILGEVVVKWFEAVQTGLPMCVLGAAFGPIHLSARNLQLLATELAPWAIRSGRNASCILNVYYEQRWEQSVASLREEIGIFPPPDVQV
- the TRUB2 gene encoding pseudouridylate synthase TRUB2, mitochondrial isoform X2, which encodes MAAVPGGLFAVYKPAGVAWGRVREAVETRLLRELNAVPGRAPRQHVRFLPAPGDDGAPGLVAARVPVLADHPLVLGIGHGNKLLTDLYNCHLTKVYTVGGLLGKATDDFSDTGNLVEKTTFDHITREKLERILAVIQGTNHKALLMHSNIDMKTQEAYELAVKGLIRPMGKSPPIITAIRCLQFALPEFQLEIHCLHETQQYLRKIVHEIGLELKSSAVCTQVRRIRDGVFTLDDALLRTQWNLQSIQNAIWDCQLKVKTELEKTLGHQDKIHLHKMDVDMAHAADS
- the TRUB2 gene encoding pseudouridylate synthase TRUB2, mitochondrial isoform X1 is translated as MAAVPGGLFAVYKPAGVAWGRVREAVETRLLRELNAVPGRAPRQHVRFLPAPGDDGAPGLVAARVPVLADHPLVRGPRFRRLKIGAGHRLDVKASGVFVLGIGHGNKLLTDLYNCHLTKVYTVGGLLGKATDDFSDTGNLVEKTTFDHITREKLERILAVIQGTNHKALLMHSNIDMKTQEAYELAVKGLIRPMGKSPPIITAIRCLQFALPEFQLEIHCLHETQQYLRKIVHEIGLELKSSAVCTQVRRIRDGVFTLDDALLRTQWNLQSIQNAIWDCQLKVKTELEKTLGHQDKIHLHKMDVDMAHAADS